The Mytilus galloprovincialis chromosome 2, xbMytGall1.hap1.1, whole genome shotgun sequence genome has a window encoding:
- the LOC143064739 gene encoding sterol regulatory element-binding protein cleavage-activating protein-like isoform X1: MIVLKDRVAQIYYTHGLFCASHPVAILTALVCLMLVTFYPLIYVPLPGTVPKHYTTPVSPDTQPYRTTKGSNGEEEGKMQPHWFKGEPLGYIQQIVVKVAVSPWKPDTMTPSDAYRSPLSKVFQLIDKINHFQYNDGSGEDYSISDICFRVSEATSAKYIKDLLPEYSCMILSPANLWQTNPQKFRDDEVLRTIFKRHGQALETPPYPKDILFGLPWTNTGISRYFIRNKQRTISYAVTLVLKKYDHKFLDALKKKLIEWYPETVNNVNLTEPVNIVHVHYQEIKFMSEYTYLVVTYIVLFLYLYFSVSKIDMVKSKGGLAFSAVFTVVASLLMSVSICTMFGLTPTLNGGEIFPYLVVLIGVENILVITKSVVSTPVDLEVKYRIAQGISKEGWYITKNLATELMIVVGGFVTFVPQIQEFAVFALVGLLTDFFLQVVFFVTVLSVDIRRMELSDLHKRTIRRSTSDSVLRKKEKMEPLVRCPVMTLLGTTETDSKSPAVPSQPVKKDGFLSNPQALQSSRRLRLIDFIGRTRALQKCMMVCTVIWIGLIVYKSGLVEHLTNSTIAINYSINQAKQDGGKEEYYGMSFPWGFLESEEISPVNHTEAELWKDLNHKHWLTMFGYYNISLYGRYISIIPSIHISMLINPQEAIQFRQSLDGTPEQQSARGDFSASNDMAEDVTVEGGDFPPHYMYDSEHFKQFYPKSRREYVITLCFGILTVICISYFVVALYNCICPRNYAKWRQKWSRNGRKSRHSGYIRQVKASVPKILKGHAQEIECLATDGHFIVSTCLGGELRVWDSVTGECVTVILRKSVTPPMKRKPCVGRNIEDSDADLYAEYHGDVGSVFPEDLNTVGPRQRSSSKRQSTEPHKKLFTNQPDLSGSVNTNFSSLSNDDHLSLTPSPQPKNAGFDFRGQFNSIYTNHQRFLEENGESGNPSDGAQTSQNDEWRSRSWSAGDHPATLQHDASLFDTGFQDNQAPPIWCLSFSDGLVAAGCGNGRIELWDGASGTLKNMFGDSRVGVTSVCLVGNRVVAARLNGTIDFIDLETFHNSAFTSTSTPNTTFTKGHSRQYSQAKVKVESLRRRDEIIHMTLMKSTKAHQQQIVSLQYAGTCRKIISASQDHTLKVFQIDDAFCLYTLHGHSAKITVLYIDKVPPFYAASGDADGIVRLWDLQAGTCLHKVKGHDGAVVSINSTDKCVISSGLDDKLCIWDRKKGCILHSLDLDPCGNNCLSLLSKDLLVTGGQGCIHLLDVIKGQIIKTINLGDSTDKLAFVHQIKVVESTVIVCDYASDMKVIHFPTVLEKVE; this comes from the exons TTTAAAGGTGAACCCCTAGGATATATCCAGCAGATTGTAGTCAAGGTGGCAGTTTCACCATGGAAACCAGATACAATGACACCTAGTGATGCTTACAGATCACCACTAAGTAAAGTGTTCCAGCTCATAGATAAAATCAATCATTTTCAGTACAATGATGG tagtGGAGAAGATTATTCCATATCAGATATTTGTTTCCGTGTATCAGAGGCTACATCAGCTAAATACATCAAGGACCTACTGCCAGAATATTCCTGTATGATTTTATCTCCAGCTAATCTGTGGCAGACCAATCCTCAGAA ATTCAGAGATGATGAAGTTTTGAGGACTATATTTAAGAGGCACGGTCAAGCTTTAGAGACTCCTCCTTATCCAAAAG ACATACTGTTTGGATTACCATGGACAAACACAGGAATCTCCAGATATTTTATCAGGAACAAACAAAGGACAATATCTTATGCTGTCACCTTAGTCCTAAAGAAATATGATCATAA ATTTTTAGATGCTTTAAAGAAGAAATTAATAGAATGGTACCCAGAGACTGTAAACAATGTAAATCTGACAGAACCAGtcaacattgtacatgtacactaCCAAGAAATCAAGTTCATGTCGGAGTATACATACCTGGTTGTCACCTACATTGTATTGTTCTTGTACTTGTATTTTTCTGTCA GTAAAATAGATATGGTGAAATCAAAAGGAGGATTAGCTTTTAGTGCAGTATTTACTGTGGTAGCTTCTCTTCTTATGTCTGTCAGTATCTGTACTATGTTTGGATTGACACCTACTCTAAATGGAGG GGAGATATTTCCTTACCTTGTGGTACTTATTGGTGTTGAGAACATACTGGTGATTACAAAATCTGTTGTATCAACCCCTGTAGATTTAGAGGTCAAATACAGGATAGCTCAAG GTATAAGTAAGGAAGGTTGGTACATCACCAAGAACTTGGCAACAGAATTGATGATTGTAGTTGGaggttttgttacttttgttCCACAGATTCAG GAGTTTGCTGTATTTGCATTGGTTGGTTTACTGACTGATTTCTTCCTACAAGTTGTGTTCTTTGTCACAGTATTATCTGTTGATATCAGGAGAATGGAA CTATCAGATTTACACAAGAGAACAATAAGAAGAAGTACATCAGATTCTGTTCtcagaaagaaagaaaagatGGAACCATTAGTCCGATGTCCTGTAATGACGTTATTGGGTACGACTGAGACAGATTCTAAATCTCCAGCAGTACCCTCACAACCAGTGAAGAAAGATGGGTTCTTATCTAATCCACAGGCTCTTCAATCTTCCAGGAGACtcagattgatagattttatagGCAGAACTAGAGCTTTACAGAAGTGTATGATG GTTTGTACAGTAATCTGGATAGGATTGATTGTCTATAAATCAGGGCTGGTAGAACATTTAACTAATTCTACAATAGCCATTAATTATTCTATCAACCAAGCAAAACAAGATGGTGGCAAGGAGGAGTATTATGGGATGTCGTTTCCATGGGGATTCCTAGAGTCAGAAGAGATATCACCAGTTAATCATACAGAAGCAGAATTGTGGAAGGACTTGAATCATAAACATTGGCTGACTATGTTTGGTTATTACAATATAAGCCTTTATGGCAG ATACATCAGCATTATTCCATCAATCCATATATCTATGCTCATTAATCCACAAGAAGCCATACAGTTCAGACAGTCATTAGATGGTACACCAGAACAACAGAGTGCTAGAGGAGATTTTTCAGCAAGTAATGACATGGCAGAAGACGTCACAGTAGAAGGTGGAGACTTTCCACCACATTATATGTATGATTCAGAACATTTCAAACAGTTTTATCCAAAGTCACGAAGAGAGTATGTGATTACTTTGTGCTTTGGAATTCTCACTGTTAtttgcatttcatattttgttgtaGCACTATATAATTGTATTTGTCCACGAAACTATGCTAAATGGCGACAAAAGTGGAGCCGTAATGGGAGAAAAAGCCGTCATAGTGGATACATAAGACAGGTTAAAGCATCTGTACCAAAGATTCTTAAAGGACATGCTCAG GAGATAGAATGCCTAGCTACAGATGGCCATTTCATTGTTAGTACTTGTCTGGGAGGAGAGTTACGTGTATGGGATTCCGTAACTGGAGAATGTGTCACTGTTATACTCAGGAAAAG TGTAACACCACCGATGAAACGTAAACCATGTGTTGGACGTAACATTGAAGACAGTGATGCAGATCTGTATGCGGAGTACCATGGTGATGTAGGATCAGTATTTCCTGAGGATTTAAATACTGTTGGTCCAAGACAGAGAAGTTCCAGCAAACGTCAAAGTACTGAACCTCACAAGAAACTATTTACAAATCAGCCTGATTTATCAGGTTCAGTCAACACAAACTTTTCATCACTGTCAAATGATGACCACTTGTCTCTGACGCCATCTCCTCAACCAAAAAATGCAGGGTTTGATTTTAGAGGACAATTCAATAGTATTTATACCAACCACCAACGATTCTTAGAAGAAAATGGTGAGAGTGGTAACCCTAGTGATGGAGCTCAGACAAGCCAAAATGATGAATGGCGGTCAAGGAGCTGGAGTGCTG GTGACCATCCAGCAACACTGCAGCATGATGCTTCCCTGTTTGATACTGGTTTCCAAGACAATCAAGCTCCTCCCATCTGGTGTCTGTCATTCTCAGATGGTCTTGTAGCAGCTGGCTGTGGCAATGGTAGAATtgag CTGTGGGATGGAGCATCTGGAACCCTTAAGAATATGTTTGGAGACAGTAGAGTAGGTGTGACATCTGTTTGTCTGGTTGGTAATAG GGTAGTTGCTGCCAGGTTAAATGGAACAATAGATTTTATAGACTTAGAGACATTCCATAATTCTGCTTTCACTTCTACATCTACACCTAATACAACTTTTACCAAAG GTCATAGTAGGCAGTATAGTCAAGCCAAAGTGAAAGTAGAAAGTTTGAGGCGACGTGATGAAATCATTCATATGACATTAATGAAGAGCACAAAGGCTCACCAACAACAAATAGTGTCATTACAGTATGCAGGGACATGTAGGAAAATTATATCAGCAAGCCAAGATCATACCCTCAAG GTTTTCCAGATAGATGATGCTTTCTGTTTGTATACACTACATGGACATTCTGCTAAAATTACAGTGTTATATATTGAtaag GTGCCACCGTTTTATGCTGCCAGTGGTGATGCTGATGGAATAGTCAGACTATGGGACCTTCAGGCTGGTACATGTCTGCATAAGGTTAAGGGTCATGATGGTGCTGTTGTGTCCATTAATAGTACAGATAAATGTGTAATTAGTTCAGGATTGGATGATAAACTGTGTATCTGGGACAGGAAAAAAGGCTGCATACTACATTCTCTAGATCTG GACCCTTGTGGTAATAATTGTTTATCATTGCTGTCAAAAGATTTACTGGTCACTGGTGGACAG GGATGTATCCACTTGTTAGATGTAATTAAAGGACAGATTATAAAGACAATCAATTTAGGTGACAGTACAGACAAATTGGCCTTTGTCCATCAGATAAAAGTTGTTGAGAGTACAGTGATAGTTTGTGATTATGCTAGTGACATGAAAGTTATCCATTTCCCAACCGTACTTGAGAAAGTAGAGTAG
- the LOC143064739 gene encoding sterol regulatory element-binding protein cleavage-activating protein-like isoform X2 gives MIVLKDRVAQIYYTHGLFCASHPVAILTALVCLMLVTFYPLIYVPLPGTVPKHYTTPVSPDTQPYRTTKGSNGEEEGKMQPHWFKGEPLGYIQQIVVKVAVSPWKPDTMTPSDAYRSPLSKVFQLIDKINHFQYNDGGEDYSISDICFRVSEATSAKYIKDLLPEYSCMILSPANLWQTNPQKFRDDEVLRTIFKRHGQALETPPYPKDILFGLPWTNTGISRYFIRNKQRTISYAVTLVLKKYDHKFLDALKKKLIEWYPETVNNVNLTEPVNIVHVHYQEIKFMSEYTYLVVTYIVLFLYLYFSVSKIDMVKSKGGLAFSAVFTVVASLLMSVSICTMFGLTPTLNGGEIFPYLVVLIGVENILVITKSVVSTPVDLEVKYRIAQGISKEGWYITKNLATELMIVVGGFVTFVPQIQEFAVFALVGLLTDFFLQVVFFVTVLSVDIRRMELSDLHKRTIRRSTSDSVLRKKEKMEPLVRCPVMTLLGTTETDSKSPAVPSQPVKKDGFLSNPQALQSSRRLRLIDFIGRTRALQKCMMVCTVIWIGLIVYKSGLVEHLTNSTIAINYSINQAKQDGGKEEYYGMSFPWGFLESEEISPVNHTEAELWKDLNHKHWLTMFGYYNISLYGRYISIIPSIHISMLINPQEAIQFRQSLDGTPEQQSARGDFSASNDMAEDVTVEGGDFPPHYMYDSEHFKQFYPKSRREYVITLCFGILTVICISYFVVALYNCICPRNYAKWRQKWSRNGRKSRHSGYIRQVKASVPKILKGHAQEIECLATDGHFIVSTCLGGELRVWDSVTGECVTVILRKSVTPPMKRKPCVGRNIEDSDADLYAEYHGDVGSVFPEDLNTVGPRQRSSSKRQSTEPHKKLFTNQPDLSGSVNTNFSSLSNDDHLSLTPSPQPKNAGFDFRGQFNSIYTNHQRFLEENGESGNPSDGAQTSQNDEWRSRSWSAGDHPATLQHDASLFDTGFQDNQAPPIWCLSFSDGLVAAGCGNGRIELWDGASGTLKNMFGDSRVGVTSVCLVGNRVVAARLNGTIDFIDLETFHNSAFTSTSTPNTTFTKGHSRQYSQAKVKVESLRRRDEIIHMTLMKSTKAHQQQIVSLQYAGTCRKIISASQDHTLKVFQIDDAFCLYTLHGHSAKITVLYIDKVPPFYAASGDADGIVRLWDLQAGTCLHKVKGHDGAVVSINSTDKCVISSGLDDKLCIWDRKKGCILHSLDLDPCGNNCLSLLSKDLLVTGGQGCIHLLDVIKGQIIKTINLGDSTDKLAFVHQIKVVESTVIVCDYASDMKVIHFPTVLEKVE, from the exons TTTAAAGGTGAACCCCTAGGATATATCCAGCAGATTGTAGTCAAGGTGGCAGTTTCACCATGGAAACCAGATACAATGACACCTAGTGATGCTTACAGATCACCACTAAGTAAAGTGTTCCAGCTCATAGATAAAATCAATCATTTTCAGTACAATGATGG tGGAGAAGATTATTCCATATCAGATATTTGTTTCCGTGTATCAGAGGCTACATCAGCTAAATACATCAAGGACCTACTGCCAGAATATTCCTGTATGATTTTATCTCCAGCTAATCTGTGGCAGACCAATCCTCAGAA ATTCAGAGATGATGAAGTTTTGAGGACTATATTTAAGAGGCACGGTCAAGCTTTAGAGACTCCTCCTTATCCAAAAG ACATACTGTTTGGATTACCATGGACAAACACAGGAATCTCCAGATATTTTATCAGGAACAAACAAAGGACAATATCTTATGCTGTCACCTTAGTCCTAAAGAAATATGATCATAA ATTTTTAGATGCTTTAAAGAAGAAATTAATAGAATGGTACCCAGAGACTGTAAACAATGTAAATCTGACAGAACCAGtcaacattgtacatgtacactaCCAAGAAATCAAGTTCATGTCGGAGTATACATACCTGGTTGTCACCTACATTGTATTGTTCTTGTACTTGTATTTTTCTGTCA GTAAAATAGATATGGTGAAATCAAAAGGAGGATTAGCTTTTAGTGCAGTATTTACTGTGGTAGCTTCTCTTCTTATGTCTGTCAGTATCTGTACTATGTTTGGATTGACACCTACTCTAAATGGAGG GGAGATATTTCCTTACCTTGTGGTACTTATTGGTGTTGAGAACATACTGGTGATTACAAAATCTGTTGTATCAACCCCTGTAGATTTAGAGGTCAAATACAGGATAGCTCAAG GTATAAGTAAGGAAGGTTGGTACATCACCAAGAACTTGGCAACAGAATTGATGATTGTAGTTGGaggttttgttacttttgttCCACAGATTCAG GAGTTTGCTGTATTTGCATTGGTTGGTTTACTGACTGATTTCTTCCTACAAGTTGTGTTCTTTGTCACAGTATTATCTGTTGATATCAGGAGAATGGAA CTATCAGATTTACACAAGAGAACAATAAGAAGAAGTACATCAGATTCTGTTCtcagaaagaaagaaaagatGGAACCATTAGTCCGATGTCCTGTAATGACGTTATTGGGTACGACTGAGACAGATTCTAAATCTCCAGCAGTACCCTCACAACCAGTGAAGAAAGATGGGTTCTTATCTAATCCACAGGCTCTTCAATCTTCCAGGAGACtcagattgatagattttatagGCAGAACTAGAGCTTTACAGAAGTGTATGATG GTTTGTACAGTAATCTGGATAGGATTGATTGTCTATAAATCAGGGCTGGTAGAACATTTAACTAATTCTACAATAGCCATTAATTATTCTATCAACCAAGCAAAACAAGATGGTGGCAAGGAGGAGTATTATGGGATGTCGTTTCCATGGGGATTCCTAGAGTCAGAAGAGATATCACCAGTTAATCATACAGAAGCAGAATTGTGGAAGGACTTGAATCATAAACATTGGCTGACTATGTTTGGTTATTACAATATAAGCCTTTATGGCAG ATACATCAGCATTATTCCATCAATCCATATATCTATGCTCATTAATCCACAAGAAGCCATACAGTTCAGACAGTCATTAGATGGTACACCAGAACAACAGAGTGCTAGAGGAGATTTTTCAGCAAGTAATGACATGGCAGAAGACGTCACAGTAGAAGGTGGAGACTTTCCACCACATTATATGTATGATTCAGAACATTTCAAACAGTTTTATCCAAAGTCACGAAGAGAGTATGTGATTACTTTGTGCTTTGGAATTCTCACTGTTAtttgcatttcatattttgttgtaGCACTATATAATTGTATTTGTCCACGAAACTATGCTAAATGGCGACAAAAGTGGAGCCGTAATGGGAGAAAAAGCCGTCATAGTGGATACATAAGACAGGTTAAAGCATCTGTACCAAAGATTCTTAAAGGACATGCTCAG GAGATAGAATGCCTAGCTACAGATGGCCATTTCATTGTTAGTACTTGTCTGGGAGGAGAGTTACGTGTATGGGATTCCGTAACTGGAGAATGTGTCACTGTTATACTCAGGAAAAG TGTAACACCACCGATGAAACGTAAACCATGTGTTGGACGTAACATTGAAGACAGTGATGCAGATCTGTATGCGGAGTACCATGGTGATGTAGGATCAGTATTTCCTGAGGATTTAAATACTGTTGGTCCAAGACAGAGAAGTTCCAGCAAACGTCAAAGTACTGAACCTCACAAGAAACTATTTACAAATCAGCCTGATTTATCAGGTTCAGTCAACACAAACTTTTCATCACTGTCAAATGATGACCACTTGTCTCTGACGCCATCTCCTCAACCAAAAAATGCAGGGTTTGATTTTAGAGGACAATTCAATAGTATTTATACCAACCACCAACGATTCTTAGAAGAAAATGGTGAGAGTGGTAACCCTAGTGATGGAGCTCAGACAAGCCAAAATGATGAATGGCGGTCAAGGAGCTGGAGTGCTG GTGACCATCCAGCAACACTGCAGCATGATGCTTCCCTGTTTGATACTGGTTTCCAAGACAATCAAGCTCCTCCCATCTGGTGTCTGTCATTCTCAGATGGTCTTGTAGCAGCTGGCTGTGGCAATGGTAGAATtgag CTGTGGGATGGAGCATCTGGAACCCTTAAGAATATGTTTGGAGACAGTAGAGTAGGTGTGACATCTGTTTGTCTGGTTGGTAATAG GGTAGTTGCTGCCAGGTTAAATGGAACAATAGATTTTATAGACTTAGAGACATTCCATAATTCTGCTTTCACTTCTACATCTACACCTAATACAACTTTTACCAAAG GTCATAGTAGGCAGTATAGTCAAGCCAAAGTGAAAGTAGAAAGTTTGAGGCGACGTGATGAAATCATTCATATGACATTAATGAAGAGCACAAAGGCTCACCAACAACAAATAGTGTCATTACAGTATGCAGGGACATGTAGGAAAATTATATCAGCAAGCCAAGATCATACCCTCAAG GTTTTCCAGATAGATGATGCTTTCTGTTTGTATACACTACATGGACATTCTGCTAAAATTACAGTGTTATATATTGAtaag GTGCCACCGTTTTATGCTGCCAGTGGTGATGCTGATGGAATAGTCAGACTATGGGACCTTCAGGCTGGTACATGTCTGCATAAGGTTAAGGGTCATGATGGTGCTGTTGTGTCCATTAATAGTACAGATAAATGTGTAATTAGTTCAGGATTGGATGATAAACTGTGTATCTGGGACAGGAAAAAAGGCTGCATACTACATTCTCTAGATCTG GACCCTTGTGGTAATAATTGTTTATCATTGCTGTCAAAAGATTTACTGGTCACTGGTGGACAG GGATGTATCCACTTGTTAGATGTAATTAAAGGACAGATTATAAAGACAATCAATTTAGGTGACAGTACAGACAAATTGGCCTTTGTCCATCAGATAAAAGTTGTTGAGAGTACAGTGATAGTTTGTGATTATGCTAGTGACATGAAAGTTATCCATTTCCCAACCGTACTTGAGAAAGTAGAGTAG